The following are encoded in a window of Armatimonas rosea genomic DNA:
- a CDS encoding sigma-E factor regulatory protein RseB domain-containing protein — translation MSRVALGVGLALVALSAQAQPPSLPKGVLKNQEALAKARAALAHKILRRMVQAEVGLAFQAREVTVGSEGRTTEQWVKRDPKQGIRRESIKPEGILLIDNQRRQFLIHQREKRYQEGKSQLAEVKKRFQEALQAGQGALLLELQGTDTIAGRPTDVVFVHPGDGLVGPSRRFWVDRETGLRLRTEERAPDGRILSNTYYLSLELNPSFKPDDFQPPPLPPGFKRILDNQKRYKSLEEAGKDGVVVRQPGWLPMGYTLRTITVTREARPRTTLLWGNGLTTISLVSVPNPMPPMLHKLLNGADSGIVQPARGERSYAWKTAEGYALVIGNLPDDQLKRISDSVH, via the coding sequence CGCTGGTGGCGCTCTCGGCGCAGGCACAGCCGCCCTCGCTACCCAAGGGGGTGCTGAAGAATCAAGAGGCGCTCGCCAAGGCAAGGGCGGCGCTGGCCCATAAGATCCTGCGCCGCATGGTCCAGGCTGAGGTTGGGCTGGCGTTCCAGGCTCGCGAGGTCACCGTGGGCTCCGAGGGGCGCACCACGGAGCAGTGGGTCAAGCGCGATCCCAAGCAAGGGATTCGGCGCGAGTCGATCAAGCCCGAGGGAATCCTCCTGATCGACAACCAGCGTCGGCAGTTTCTGATCCACCAGCGGGAGAAGCGCTACCAAGAGGGCAAGTCTCAGCTCGCGGAGGTGAAAAAACGCTTCCAGGAGGCGCTGCAGGCGGGGCAGGGAGCACTGCTGCTGGAGCTCCAGGGCACCGACACCATCGCGGGGCGTCCTACGGATGTGGTCTTTGTCCATCCCGGCGATGGCCTCGTGGGGCCGTCGCGCCGCTTCTGGGTAGACCGCGAGACCGGGCTACGGCTCCGCACCGAGGAGCGTGCCCCCGATGGCCGCATCCTCTCCAATACCTACTACCTCTCTCTGGAGCTCAACCCCAGCTTCAAGCCCGATGACTTCCAGCCACCGCCGCTCCCGCCGGGGTTCAAGCGGATCTTGGACAACCAGAAGCGCTATAAGTCGCTGGAGGAGGCGGGCAAAGACGGGGTGGTGGTACGGCAGCCGGGCTGGCTCCCCATGGGCTACACGCTGCGCACGATCACTGTCACGCGGGAGGCGCGTCCTCGCACCACCCTGCTCTGGGGCAATGGGCTGACCACGATCTCGCTGGTGAGTGTTCCCAACCCCATGCCCCCGATGCTCCACAAGCTCCTCAATGGTGCCGACTCTGGGATTGTCCAGCCCGCGCGCGGCGAGCGCTCCTACGCCTGGAAGACCGCGGAGGGCTACGCACTGGTGATCGGGAACCTCCCCGACGACCAGCTCAAGCGGATCTCTGATTCCGTGCACTAG
- a CDS encoding AAA family ATPase produces the protein MNDLETDVAAEIQRVMAQVETVIIGKHETVEMALVTLLVGGHLLIEDIPGVGKTTLAKTLAQSLGCAFKRIQFTPDLLPADITGTSIYNQKTQEFYFMPGPVFAQVVLADEINRATPKTQAALLECMEELQVSEGGTTHTLPRPFFVIATQNNIEHAGTYQLPEAQMDRFLMRVRLGYPDLNQEIGILNSQVQSHPLVNVQPVMDATTLVRLQDKVRQVVVSEPLQRYIAQVVAATRTSDHVEIGASPRGSLALMHAAQAHAALQGRTFATPDDVKRLAPFVLAHRLILSAEARVRGLEDAAVIRELLAQVPVPGA, from the coding sequence GTGAACGATCTGGAAACCGATGTCGCAGCGGAGATTCAACGTGTGATGGCGCAGGTCGAGACCGTCATCATTGGAAAACATGAGACGGTGGAGATGGCGCTGGTGACCCTCCTGGTGGGGGGGCATCTCTTAATCGAGGATATCCCTGGAGTCGGGAAGACGACGCTGGCCAAGACCTTGGCGCAGTCGCTGGGGTGTGCCTTTAAGCGCATTCAGTTCACCCCCGACCTCCTCCCCGCCGATATCACCGGGACATCGATCTACAACCAGAAGACCCAGGAGTTCTACTTCATGCCGGGGCCGGTCTTCGCGCAGGTGGTGCTCGCCGATGAGATCAACCGCGCCACGCCCAAGACCCAGGCCGCACTCCTGGAGTGTATGGAGGAGCTCCAGGTCTCCGAGGGGGGCACGACCCACACCCTGCCGCGCCCGTTCTTTGTGATCGCCACCCAGAACAATATCGAGCACGCCGGAACCTACCAGCTCCCCGAGGCACAGATGGACCGCTTCCTGATGCGGGTGCGCCTGGGCTACCCGGACCTCAACCAGGAGATCGGGATCCTCAACTCCCAGGTGCAGAGCCACCCGCTGGTCAATGTCCAGCCGGTGATGGACGCCACCACGCTCGTGCGGCTCCAAGACAAAGTACGCCAGGTCGTGGTCTCCGAGCCGCTCCAGCGCTATATCGCCCAAGTCGTGGCCGCCACCCGCACGAGCGACCATGTGGAGATTGGAGCGAGCCCACGCGGCTCTCTGGCGCTGATGCACGCCGCGCAGGCTCACGCCGCGCTCCAAGGCCGCACGTTCGCGACGCCCGACGATGTCAAGCGCTTGGCTCCCTTTGTGCTTGCCCACCGCCTGATCCTCTCCGCCGAGGCACGGGTGCGGGGGCTGGAAGATGCCGCCGTGATCCGAGAGCTCCTCGCCCAGGTCCCTGTTCCTGGTGCCTAA
- a CDS encoding PSD1 and planctomycete cytochrome C domain-containing protein, with protein sequence MKSHWSLLAITVCLSGLALAQKPQVSAPPPAVDYNRDIRPILSGKCFACHGQDESKRAAGLRLDGPNRAVVGGDILASALSHRIGATDALQMPPADSGKTLTEGEKTLLRRWIGQGGKYEQHWAFSPLPPQRAGGVDFFIRQRLAKEKLALSPEADKTTLIRRVALDLTGLPPTPQEVDAFLADKSPGAYERVVDRLLASPRYGEKMAQQWMDMARYADSNGFQNDHERYQWRWRDWVIEAFNKNMPFNQFTIEQLAGDMLPGATVSQKLATGFNRNHRINTEGGLIAEEWRVEGVIDRLETTGAVWLGLSVGCARCHDHKYDPISQKEFYALFSYFNNVPESGAGTEGININTPPTLKAPIPDEQKRLAELGEKVTSAESVVKAAEAKLPGLLAAWEASGAAAKYPVTSWVGVRPSQATAQSAKLMVLPDNQLFATGKNGDTETYTLTLPTGGKPVRGIRLEVFPEKGKVGRSSNGNFVLTDVTVNAAHPSKAVADFAQNGNPIADAIDSDPATGWGIYGQTDKPHTATFTLDKPLTGESVTLTLRFGSQYGQHQFARFKVALTDSETPSSEGIPPAGTPERLAWFRANVDSAAREADKTLATAKKTLADFDATIPATMVMAELETPRKCYVLKRGQYDQLGDEVKPGLPTAFGTLPAGVANNRLGLAKWIASEKNPLTARVFVNRLWEKFFGMGLVATTEDFGTRADYPSHPELLDWLASEFIRLKWDMKAIQKTIVLSATYKQSSKTTPTLLKRDPENRLLARGPRLRLPGEVIRDQALCAAGLLVEKLGGRSVRPYQPEGFWDELNVYGNLRNYKNDKTPDGLYRRSLYTIWKRSAGPPTMGLFDVPGRDTCRVKRSRTNTPLQALALLNEVTFVEAARLIGQRMILEGGATADSRITWAYRTLLSRRPSTQELALHKAGLEKRLARYKATPAEAQKLLAIGETKPDPKCDPSELAAYAMTASILLNLDEAITRE encoded by the coding sequence ATGAAGTCTCACTGGAGTCTCCTTGCAATCACTGTCTGTCTGAGCGGGCTGGCGCTGGCACAGAAGCCACAAGTCAGTGCGCCGCCGCCTGCCGTGGACTACAACCGCGATATCCGCCCGATCCTCTCGGGGAAGTGCTTTGCCTGCCACGGCCAGGACGAGAGCAAGCGGGCGGCGGGTCTGCGGCTGGATGGTCCTAACCGCGCGGTGGTCGGGGGGGATATCCTGGCCAGTGCGCTCAGCCACCGGATCGGGGCGACCGATGCGCTGCAGATGCCGCCGGCGGACTCGGGCAAGACACTCACGGAGGGCGAGAAGACCCTCCTACGGCGCTGGATCGGGCAGGGCGGTAAGTACGAGCAGCACTGGGCGTTTAGCCCGCTTCCCCCACAGCGAGCCGGAGGAGTGGACTTTTTTATTCGTCAGCGCCTCGCCAAGGAGAAGCTGGCGCTCTCGCCCGAGGCGGATAAGACGACTCTGATCCGGCGGGTGGCGCTGGACCTGACGGGCCTGCCGCCGACACCGCAAGAAGTGGATGCGTTTCTGGCCGACAAGTCGCCGGGGGCGTATGAGAGAGTGGTCGATCGGTTGCTGGCCTCGCCGCGCTACGGGGAGAAGATGGCGCAGCAGTGGATGGACATGGCGCGCTACGCCGACTCCAATGGCTTCCAGAACGACCACGAGCGCTACCAGTGGCGCTGGCGGGACTGGGTGATCGAGGCATTCAACAAGAACATGCCCTTCAACCAGTTCACCATCGAGCAGCTCGCCGGCGACATGCTCCCGGGTGCCACGGTCAGCCAGAAGCTGGCGACCGGCTTTAACCGCAACCACCGCATCAACACCGAGGGCGGGCTGATCGCCGAGGAGTGGCGGGTGGAGGGCGTGATCGACCGCCTGGAGACCACCGGCGCGGTCTGGCTCGGGCTCTCGGTGGGCTGCGCCCGCTGCCACGACCACAAGTACGACCCCATCAGCCAGAAAGAGTTCTACGCGCTCTTTTCCTACTTCAACAATGTCCCTGAGAGCGGCGCGGGCACCGAGGGGATCAATATCAACACGCCCCCGACCCTCAAGGCACCCATCCCCGACGAGCAAAAGCGGCTCGCGGAGCTAGGCGAGAAAGTAACCAGCGCAGAGAGCGTTGTCAAGGCGGCGGAGGCCAAGCTACCCGGCCTGCTGGCGGCGTGGGAGGCGAGCGGCGCGGCGGCGAAGTACCCGGTGACGTCGTGGGTGGGGGTGCGCCCCAGCCAGGCGACCGCCCAGAGCGCCAAGCTCATGGTCCTCCCCGACAACCAGCTCTTTGCCACGGGAAAGAACGGCGACACCGAGACCTACACGCTTACCCTCCCCACCGGCGGCAAGCCCGTGCGCGGTATCCGGCTCGAAGTCTTCCCCGAGAAAGGCAAGGTCGGGCGCTCGTCCAATGGCAACTTTGTCCTGACCGATGTGACAGTCAACGCGGCGCATCCGAGCAAGGCGGTCGCGGATTTTGCGCAGAACGGCAACCCGATCGCCGATGCCATCGACAGTGATCCCGCCACCGGCTGGGGAATCTATGGTCAGACCGACAAGCCCCACACCGCGACCTTCACGCTCGACAAGCCGCTCACGGGCGAGAGTGTCACCCTGACCCTGCGCTTTGGCTCACAGTACGGCCAGCACCAGTTCGCCCGCTTCAAGGTCGCCCTCACGGACTCGGAGACGCCGTCATCGGAGGGAATCCCGCCCGCCGGGACACCCGAGCGCCTCGCCTGGTTCCGGGCCAATGTGGATAGCGCGGCCCGCGAGGCAGATAAGACACTCGCCACGGCCAAGAAGACCCTCGCGGACTTCGATGCCACCATCCCAGCGACGATGGTCATGGCCGAGCTGGAGACGCCGCGTAAGTGCTATGTTCTCAAGCGCGGCCAGTACGACCAGCTCGGCGACGAAGTCAAGCCCGGCCTGCCCACCGCCTTTGGGACACTTCCCGCAGGCGTGGCGAACAACCGCCTGGGGCTTGCCAAGTGGATCGCCAGCGAGAAGAACCCGCTCACGGCGCGCGTCTTTGTCAACCGGCTCTGGGAGAAGTTCTTTGGTATGGGCCTGGTCGCCACCACCGAGGACTTTGGCACCCGCGCCGACTACCCCAGCCACCCCGAGCTCCTCGACTGGCTGGCATCGGAGTTTATCCGGCTCAAGTGGGACATGAAGGCGATCCAGAAGACTATCGTCCTCAGCGCCACCTACAAGCAGAGCTCCAAGACCACACCGACGCTCCTCAAAAGAGACCCAGAGAACCGGCTGCTCGCCCGTGGCCCGCGCCTGCGCCTCCCCGGCGAGGTGATCCGCGACCAGGCGCTCTGCGCGGCGGGCCTCCTCGTGGAGAAGCTCGGGGGCCGCAGTGTCCGCCCCTACCAGCCCGAGGGGTTCTGGGACGAGCTCAATGTCTACGGGAACCTCCGAAACTACAAGAACGATAAGACGCCCGACGGACTCTACCGCCGCAGTCTCTACACGATCTGGAAGCGCAGCGCCGGGCCGCCGACCATGGGGCTCTTCGATGTGCCGGGCCGCGACACCTGCCGTGTCAAGCGCAGCCGCACCAACACGCCGCTCCAGGCGCTGGCGCTCCTCAATGAAGTGACGTTTGTGGAGGCGGCGCGCCTGATCGGGCAGCGGATGATCTTGGAGGGCGGCGCCACTGCCGACTCCCGCATCACCTGGGCCTACCGCACCCTGCTCTCGCGCCGCCCCAGCACGCAGGAGCTCGCCCTGCATAAAGCCGGGCTCGAAAAGCGCCTCGCCCGCTACAAGGCCACCCCCGCTGAGGCACAAAAGCTCCTGGCGATCGGGGAGACAAAGCCCGATCCCAAGTGCGACCCCAGCGAGCTCGCCGCCTATGCGATGACCGCCAGTATCCTGCTCAACCTCGATGAGGCCATCACACGGGAATAA
- a CDS encoding dihydrofolate reductase family protein codes for MRKIVVGSFVTLDGVMQAAGGPEEGFPYGGWSAPYYDEALDKIAESQKQPARELLLGRKTFELFASFFPEHEDIWPGVNAVTKYVVSSTLETPEWSNSVVLRGVDDIKALKQSEGGELQVHGSGKLAQALLQHDLVDELWLLIHPVVLGTGTRLFADGTIPAAFRLIESTATPSGVIAAHYQRAGDLQIGTMGA; via the coding sequence ATGAGAAAAATTGTGGTCGGTTCTTTTGTGACGCTAGATGGAGTGATGCAAGCGGCGGGTGGTCCGGAGGAGGGCTTCCCCTACGGCGGCTGGAGCGCTCCCTACTACGACGAGGCCCTGGATAAGATCGCGGAGAGCCAAAAACAGCCCGCGCGAGAGCTCCTGCTAGGCCGAAAGACCTTTGAGCTGTTTGCGTCGTTTTTCCCCGAGCATGAGGACATCTGGCCCGGCGTGAACGCGGTCACCAAGTACGTCGTGAGCAGCACTCTGGAGACGCCCGAGTGGAGCAACTCCGTGGTTCTGCGAGGCGTGGACGATATCAAAGCGCTCAAGCAATCGGAGGGCGGGGAGCTTCAGGTTCATGGGAGCGGCAAGCTGGCCCAGGCACTGCTCCAACACGATCTGGTCGATGAGCTCTGGCTGCTTATCCATCCCGTGGTGCTTGGCACGGGAACCAGGCTCTTTGCCGACGGCACGATCCCCGCGGCCTTTCGTCTCATCGAGAGCACCGCGACCCCAAGTGGCGTGATTGCGGCTCACTACCAGCGCGCCGGCGACCTTCAGATCGGGACGATGGGGGCGTAG
- a CDS encoding NAD-dependent epimerase/dehydratase family protein, giving the protein MKILLTGAGGNLGRVLAPALAATGHELRLFDFRPLESSPFETVQGDVRNLEDVRRAVAGVDAIVHAAALHGIHLSKWKPEDFWAINVTGTFHVFEAAREAGIKRVVLCSTMGVYGESARAPEDSWNLVTEALPLLPGDVYGLSKKLCEELGATYGRRWGVTTVALRLGMFVPEGSLERYGFRLLFGGVDDRDVAQAAERALNHAPENGFAAFNIMSEVPFSESELTALRQSPLEVLETHYPGLGALLAERQLDPLPLLWGRTAWSVEKAKALLGYQPQYNFDGFLSALRSNDTSYYPYVGLPWWGV; this is encoded by the coding sequence ATGAAGATCCTTCTCACCGGCGCGGGCGGCAACCTCGGCCGAGTCCTCGCCCCCGCCCTCGCCGCCACCGGCCACGAGCTACGCCTCTTCGATTTTCGCCCTCTGGAATCGTCGCCGTTTGAGACAGTCCAAGGCGATGTCCGCAACCTGGAGGATGTCCGGCGTGCCGTCGCGGGTGTCGATGCAATCGTCCACGCCGCAGCGCTCCATGGGATTCATCTCTCCAAGTGGAAGCCCGAAGACTTCTGGGCGATCAATGTCACGGGGACCTTCCATGTCTTCGAGGCCGCACGGGAGGCGGGAATCAAGCGGGTTGTCCTGTGCTCGACCATGGGGGTCTACGGCGAGAGCGCCCGCGCGCCTGAGGACTCCTGGAACCTGGTCACCGAGGCGCTTCCCCTGCTCCCCGGCGATGTCTACGGGCTCTCCAAGAAGCTCTGTGAGGAGCTGGGCGCGACCTACGGCCGCCGGTGGGGCGTGACAACAGTCGCGCTGCGCCTGGGGATGTTTGTCCCCGAAGGTAGCCTGGAGCGCTACGGCTTCCGCCTGCTCTTTGGGGGAGTCGATGACCGCGATGTGGCCCAAGCCGCCGAGCGCGCCCTCAACCACGCGCCCGAAAACGGCTTCGCTGCCTTCAATATCATGTCCGAGGTTCCCTTCTCGGAGAGCGAGCTCACGGCCCTGCGCCAGAGCCCGCTGGAAGTATTGGAGACACACTACCCCGGCCTCGGCGCGCTTCTGGCCGAAAGACAGCTCGACCCCCTGCCGCTCCTCTGGGGCCGCACGGCCTGGTCGGTCGAGAAGGCGAAGGCGCTCCTGGGCTACCAGCCACAGTACAACTTCGACGGCTTTTTGAGCGCCCTCAGATCCAACGACACGAGCTACTATCCCTATGTCGGCCTGCCCTGGTGGGGGGTCTAG
- a CDS encoding alcohol dehydrogenase catalytic domain-containing protein yields MKAIYVETPNGTVSVREVEEPPLATDYDCRVAIPYGTICAGTDGHILHDRLPWEMPYPLVLGHESVGRVVSVGPKVRHFKIGDLVARVGTGPAADGSWNIGWGGFAEFGFCRDWKAMQEDGLDKALWDTYRINQVIPDDIPAEAGPLFITLRETLSYTQRLGIGEGTKLLIVGSGGNALAFVAHARRLGAAQIVVIGSAAREGVFREAGATGYVNYKALSEITEKFDKVIDTVGKESSSDDVLPFLADGATLGIYGLDDWEKLILRPARTTATFTIYQGSYDEPETHDQIVEGFRNGDYQRTWWTGEALFTLSTFHNALDAIERRELIKPLIRVNPEAH; encoded by the coding sequence ATGAAAGCAATCTATGTGGAGACGCCCAATGGGACCGTCTCGGTGCGTGAGGTGGAGGAGCCGCCGCTGGCGACGGACTACGACTGCCGGGTGGCGATTCCCTATGGGACGATCTGTGCGGGAACCGATGGACACATCCTCCACGACCGCCTGCCCTGGGAGATGCCCTACCCGCTGGTGCTGGGCCATGAGAGTGTCGGGCGGGTGGTGAGTGTGGGCCCCAAGGTGCGGCACTTTAAGATCGGGGACTTGGTGGCGCGTGTGGGTACCGGCCCCGCCGCCGATGGGAGCTGGAATATCGGCTGGGGTGGCTTTGCCGAGTTTGGGTTCTGCCGGGACTGGAAGGCGATGCAGGAGGACGGCCTGGACAAGGCGCTCTGGGACACCTACCGGATCAACCAGGTCATCCCCGACGATATCCCGGCCGAGGCGGGGCCACTCTTTATCACGCTCCGCGAGACCCTGAGCTACACCCAGCGCCTGGGGATCGGGGAGGGCACCAAGCTACTGATTGTCGGCTCCGGGGGCAACGCGCTGGCCTTTGTCGCGCATGCACGGCGGCTCGGAGCGGCACAGATCGTCGTGATCGGGAGCGCGGCGCGCGAGGGGGTCTTCCGCGAGGCGGGCGCGACCGGCTACGTGAACTACAAGGCGCTCTCGGAGATTACGGAGAAGTTCGACAAGGTGATCGACACGGTGGGCAAGGAGAGCTCCAGCGACGATGTCCTGCCCTTCTTGGCCGATGGCGCAACCCTGGGAATCTACGGCCTCGACGACTGGGAGAAGCTCATCCTGCGCCCCGCCCGGACAACCGCGACCTTTACGATCTACCAGGGCAGCTACGACGAGCCGGAGACGCACGACCAGATTGTCGAGGGCTTCCGCAACGGCGACTACCAGCGCACCTGGTGGACCGGCGAGGCGCTCTTTACCCTCAGCACGTTCCACAACGCGCTCGATGCCATCGAGCGGCGGGAGCTCATCAAGCCCCTGATCCGTGTCAACCCCGAGGCGCACTAA
- a CDS encoding ATP-binding protein has product MQETSPALAIRLLGAAEIRVQGTPLPRLRSRQGLRLLALLALRSPRELERRFIAGMLWPETTEENGLALLRRALTDLRRALGTEAERLCSPSRHTLQLVLDQGGWLDTQALAASLKQPDGAPEALALYRGPLLEGFHDDWILGEREHLQLLFLEALERWAAQAAPAEAAPLLRRVLLLDPLREPSLRALLEALAAQGDTAGLTAAFRQFRKNLRRALDSEPDDTTTRLYRRLLRASAQHVPSTTPARPNSLPQPLTLFFGREGEAGRLRSLLEQPQHRLITLTGPGGAGKTRLATELGHAVTALFPGGVLFLALAELTEPEQVLPSLTQLLGVVQGPESGALERVRTALSRSGQRTLLVLDNLEQLLAHPAAPQLRQLVGQLLRGCEQLTCLTTSRIALRLSGEREFPVPPLSLPAPNTPLERLSGYASIALFRDRAQSLRPEWELTPENADQVTTLCQRLEGSPLAIELAAGALRVLPLPQILQRLENRLELLADRRHDIPERHRSLRAVLDWSYRLLSPELQRFFIRLAVFRGGCSLVAASVVCEIPDITDALEALSTLEEHSLIQFEASDEGRYVLLEVVREFATERLTEQGWLEEAQSRHAAHFSQLAEEASRGLLTPEQAHWHAVMDSDDENIRAALDNLAATPTEPNTERFLQLSASLSRFWERRSYFREAYQRCQQGLALHGSRPHTELSARALLRMGVHCWRFNELTPSRRYTEQALTYFRATGNLTAQGDALQHLGILTNEEGNPTEAQRLFEEGLALMRRAGDRNRIASLLGNLGWIAAGTGQLDEAVQFYEEQLTLRRELGDLGRIARSLGHLGSVALKAGQLEKAERYYEESLALNRQFKNEFALASDLYALAELAYERGALDQARALCTEALAIHERLGVVCDPEENQVLKRVFPA; this is encoded by the coding sequence ATGCAAGAGACCTCACCCGCCCTCGCGATACGGCTCCTCGGTGCCGCAGAGATACGGGTTCAGGGCACCCCTCTGCCACGTCTGCGAAGCCGCCAGGGGCTCCGCTTGCTGGCGCTTCTTGCGCTCCGTTCCCCCCGCGAGCTGGAGCGCCGCTTTATCGCCGGGATGCTCTGGCCGGAGACCACGGAAGAGAATGGACTTGCGCTCCTGCGGCGGGCTCTCACGGACCTGCGACGTGCCCTTGGCACCGAGGCCGAGCGGCTGTGCTCCCCGTCGCGGCACACCCTCCAGCTTGTCCTAGACCAGGGTGGCTGGCTCGACACGCAGGCCTTGGCGGCGAGCCTAAAGCAGCCCGACGGTGCCCCCGAAGCTCTTGCTCTCTACCGAGGACCGCTCCTGGAGGGCTTTCACGACGACTGGATTCTTGGCGAGCGTGAGCACCTCCAGCTTCTCTTTCTGGAGGCTCTGGAGCGGTGGGCCGCTCAGGCAGCCCCCGCCGAAGCCGCCCCCCTCCTGCGCCGAGTCCTCCTCCTCGACCCTCTGCGCGAGCCCAGCCTGCGGGCACTCCTGGAGGCGCTGGCCGCGCAGGGCGATACTGCCGGGCTCACCGCCGCCTTTCGCCAGTTCCGCAAGAACCTGCGCCGCGCCCTCGACAGCGAGCCCGACGACACCACGACACGGCTCTACCGCCGCTTGCTCCGCGCCAGCGCCCAGCATGTCCCGAGTACTACCCCCGCTCGCCCCAACTCACTGCCTCAGCCCCTCACCCTGTTCTTTGGGCGTGAGGGCGAAGCGGGTCGCCTCCGCAGCCTCCTGGAGCAGCCTCAGCACCGGCTCATCACCCTCACCGGTCCCGGCGGGGCGGGCAAGACACGCCTGGCGACCGAGCTCGGCCACGCGGTCACTGCGCTCTTCCCTGGCGGTGTCCTCTTTCTCGCCCTCGCGGAGCTGACCGAGCCCGAGCAAGTCCTGCCCAGCCTCACCCAGCTCCTCGGAGTTGTCCAAGGCCCTGAGTCAGGTGCGCTGGAGCGTGTGCGCACCGCGCTGAGCCGGAGCGGGCAGCGCACCCTTCTGGTACTCGATAACCTGGAGCAGCTCCTAGCCCATCCCGCGGCTCCCCAGCTTCGTCAGCTTGTCGGTCAGCTCCTGCGTGGCTGTGAGCAGCTGACCTGCCTGACCACGTCACGGATTGCGCTGCGGCTCTCGGGTGAGCGTGAGTTTCCGGTCCCGCCGCTCAGCCTCCCAGCGCCCAACACCCCCCTAGAGCGGCTCTCTGGCTACGCCAGTATCGCGCTCTTCCGCGACCGCGCCCAGAGCCTCCGCCCCGAGTGGGAGCTCACCCCCGAGAACGCCGACCAGGTAACCACTCTCTGTCAGCGGCTGGAGGGGAGCCCCCTGGCGATCGAGCTGGCCGCTGGCGCCCTGCGCGTCCTCCCCCTCCCCCAGATCCTCCAGCGCCTAGAGAACCGCCTGGAGCTTCTCGCCGACCGCCGCCACGATATCCCCGAGCGCCACCGGAGCCTACGCGCGGTCCTCGACTGGAGCTACCGCCTGCTCTCCCCCGAGCTCCAGCGGTTCTTCATCCGGCTCGCGGTCTTTCGGGGAGGTTGCTCCCTCGTTGCGGCGAGTGTGGTCTGTGAGATACCGGATATCACCGACGCGCTTGAGGCACTCTCGACCCTGGAGGAGCACTCCCTGATCCAGTTCGAGGCCAGCGACGAAGGCCGGTATGTCTTGCTGGAGGTGGTTCGGGAGTTTGCCACGGAGCGCCTGACAGAGCAGGGGTGGCTTGAGGAGGCCCAGTCCCGCCACGCCGCGCACTTTTCCCAGCTGGCGGAGGAGGCATCCCGCGGCCTGCTCACCCCCGAGCAGGCCCACTGGCACGCCGTGATGGACAGCGACGACGAGAACATCCGCGCCGCCCTCGATAACCTCGCCGCCACGCCCACCGAGCCCAACACCGAGCGCTTCCTCCAGCTCAGTGCCTCGCTCTCTCGCTTCTGGGAGCGACGTAGCTACTTCCGCGAGGCCTACCAGCGCTGCCAGCAGGGACTGGCCCTCCATGGCTCCCGCCCCCACACGGAGCTGAGCGCCCGCGCCTTGCTCCGCATGGGAGTCCACTGCTGGCGCTTCAATGAGCTCACTCCTAGCCGTCGCTACACGGAGCAAGCCCTCACCTACTTCCGGGCCACCGGGAACCTGACAGCCCAAGGCGATGCCCTCCAGCACCTTGGTATCCTTACCAATGAGGAGGGCAACCCCACCGAGGCACAGCGGCTCTTTGAGGAGGGCCTCGCGCTGATGCGGCGCGCGGGGGATCGCAACCGCATCGCATCGCTCCTGGGGAACTTGGGCTGGATCGCCGCCGGCACGGGCCAGCTCGACGAGGCTGTGCAGTTCTACGAGGAGCAGCTCACCCTCCGGCGCGAGCTGGGCGATCTGGGGCGGATCGCGCGCTCGCTGGGGCATCTAGGCTCCGTGGCGCTCAAGGCGGGACAGCTAGAGAAGGCGGAGCGCTACTACGAGGAGAGCCTTGCTCTCAACCGTCAGTTTAAGAACGAGTTCGCCCTCGCCAGCGACCTCTACGCCCTCGCCGAGCTCGCCTACGAGCGCGGCGCACTTGACCAAGCACGGGCGCTCTGCACGGAGGCGCTGGCGATCCATGAGCGCCTGGGAGTCGTGTGCGATCCCGAGGAGAACCAGGTGCTCAAGCGAGTATTTCCTGCGTAG
- a CDS encoding alpha/beta hydrolase, with protein sequence MSFSLTHRVRQATGPRPPLLVLLHGVGSHEDDLFGLGPWLDSRYTVVSPRAPLKHGGGWGWYPIAFLETGLEFDEEVAFESAETLEQFIQECHAAYGTDPARTVLMGFSQGAAMSLLLLLTRPECLRAAVLMSGRLIPEAAERAAHYMELVGKPVFVAHGLYDSVLPIDQGRAIEAELKRYPVLMTYKEYPMGHEVSPQSIADIQAFLTGLLES encoded by the coding sequence ATGTCGTTTTCGCTGACACACCGCGTTCGGCAAGCCACCGGGCCTCGTCCTCCCTTGTTGGTTCTCCTGCACGGGGTGGGCTCGCACGAGGACGACCTCTTCGGGCTGGGTCCCTGGCTCGATAGCCGCTACACCGTGGTCTCTCCCCGCGCCCCGCTCAAGCACGGCGGGGGCTGGGGCTGGTACCCGATTGCCTTTCTGGAGACCGGGCTGGAGTTCGACGAAGAGGTTGCCTTTGAGAGCGCGGAGACCCTGGAGCAGTTTATCCAGGAGTGCCACGCCGCCTACGGCACCGACCCCGCACGCACGGTCTTGATGGGGTTCTCCCAGGGCGCGGCGATGTCGCTTCTGCTGCTCCTCACCCGCCCCGAGTGCCTGCGCGCCGCGGTGCTGATGAGCGGCCGCCTGATCCCGGAGGCGGCGGAGCGGGCGGCGCACTACATGGAGCTGGTGGGCAAGCCGGTCTTTGTGGCGCATGGCCTCTACGATAGCGTCCTTCCAATCGACCAAGGCCGAGCGATCGAGGCCGAGCTCAAGCGCTACCCCGTGCTCATGACCTACAAAGAGTATCCCATGGGCCACGAGGTCTCCCCCCAGAGTATCGCCGATATACAGGCCTTCCTGACCGGCTTGCTGGAGAGCTAA